The Cloacibacterium sp. TD35 region GCTACATTAAAATAGAAACTGATGAAGAAATTTATTATTTTGTGAATCTTAGATGTGCTAAAATTTACAAAAATCAAGTAATAGCGTTTGCCGGTGGCGGAATTACGGCACTTTCTTCGCCAGAAAAAGAATGGCGAGAAACCGAACTGAAGTCTCAAGCTATTCTTCATCATTTACAATAAAAAAAGCCGCTTCTAGAAGCGGATTTTTATTAACTATTTTTCTGTGAAAGTTTTTTCCAAGTATTCATGACCAGAGTAACTAAAATTCCTATAATAGATGCGACTATGGAGAATAAGAATTTATTGTTATCTGAATGCATAAAACCTAAATTCCAGTCTATTGCATAAAGATTAACTCCTAAAAATATAATAAAAAGCACTAAAAAAACTTTGTAAAAGGTTGTCATTGGTATGAGATTTATGATTTAATATTGATAATTTTAAAATTGTACGTATGTAGAAAATAACTGTGCAAAGTTAGCGGTAAATAATTTAATAGATATCGCTAAAAGGATAATTCCAAAAACTTTTTTGAAAATCATCAGCGTAGCATCTCCTATTTTTTCTTCTAAGAAATTGGCAGATTTTAGAACAATGTAAACCAAAATGGTATTGAGCAAAATCCCTAAAATTATATTCACTACATGAAATTCTGCACGAAGTGATAAGGTAGTAGTCAATGTTCCAGCTCCGGCAACTAAAGGAAACGCAATCGGAACGATAGAAGCTGCCTTCACGTTTTCTACTTTGTGAATTTCTATTCCCAAAATCATTTCCAAAGCAATAATAAAAATAACCAAAGCACCTGCAATAGCAAACGAATTCACATCTATCCCGATGAATTTGAGCATTTCTTTTCCCACAAAAAGAAAAACAATCATTAATACACCAGAAACTACTGATGCTCTTTCTGCATCAATATGCCCGAATTGCTTTCTAAGAGAAACAATAATAGGAACAGAACCTAAAATATCGATTACTGCAAACAAAACCATAAAACAAGTCAAGGTTTCTTTAAAAGAAAACGATTCTAACATAGTGTGATTTTTTTATTATTTTCACAAAAGTATGAAATACTTTTATTATTCCATAATTTCAGAATACATCGCAGTTATAGAGTTGTAAAGCTCTTCTAAATGGGAGTCGTCATGAATAGGCGAGAATTTTTCTATTGAAATTTGCTGCTGTAGATTTTTGAAATCTTCGGTGAACTGAGAACCTTTGTAATTTTCTAAAAATGCTTTCAAGCCCATTCCAAATTTTCGCTGAATATGCTGTTCTGCATCTTGTTGCAATTCTTCATAAGTAGCAAAAAATGCTGAATAGTCTCTATTAGACATAAGCGTTTTCAGATATTCTAAATTAGCTTCAAAGCCTAGTTTTAGAAGATTTTTAATTTTTTCTTCCTCTTCTCTTATCGTAGTTATAGGTTTATTTTCTACAGTAACTAAGGTTTTTTTCTTAGGTCTAATCCACAAGAAGAAAAGGAAAGTTCCCATAACAAGAACCGCCAAACCAGAAAATAGATTTTTAAAATTAAAACGGTAAGACTGAGTATGTTTTTCCTTTTCAATAACAGGTAAAGGAACGCTGTTTAAAACATTAGCAGTATAATCATCAACAATGTCAATCGTTGATTTTTGCGCTGCTATTTGAGCTGAATTTAGAACATTTAATACAATACTTTTCACTCCCAAATCTATGTACTGATTCAGTTCTGGATTGAAAAAAGAAAACGGTTCAGTAGAAATATTAATTTTTCCCTCATGTTTAGGAATCACTACATATTTAGCGGTAATATAACCTTTTACTCCATTTTCATTGGTAGATAACTTACTTATAATCTGAGGCTTGTAAAAAGTATAATCTTTAGATTCTAATAATTTTGGCAATTTATCTTCGTCTAAATTTCCCAAACCAGAAATTCTTACCAAAACATCAATCGGTTTATTTACCTCAAGAGGTTCTGTTTTTGCAATTTCTTTAATCGAAATATGAAACTTCCCTACCGCGTTTTTAAAATTCTCTGGAGAATCTTTTGGCAATGTTTTTACATTAATTTTAACCTTATTCGAAATAATTTTACTGATTTCTGGAGTTTTCACCATTGCCGAAACAGGTTCTATTTCTACGTTACCCGCTTCTTCTGGAAAAATAATAAACATAGCAATCACTTGCGAAGCCATTTCGCCATTTACATTTTCTATGTCTTGTTTTTTGTAACCGATAGGCTTAATTCTCGCGTTATTCTGCTGCGGAAATTTTATATTTTCTAATTTTCTGAAGTTATCAAAATTCTTACTATATGCTCTCAAAACCGCTACAGTTGGCTGATTTTCATAGACTTCCTTGTCTTGAACCTCTAGATTCAAATAAACATCTTTAGAAAGATATTCGGTTTCTGCTCGTGACGTTTCTTTCACCAAAATGTCAAAAGGTTCAGACTTATAGATTTTACCATTCACGGTAAGTAAAGCCGAGCCTATTTTTACTTTTCCTGTAACTTTTGGCTGAAGATATAATTGATAAATGATTTGGTTTACTCTGATTCCTTTTTTCTGGTCAATGAAAGTATTTTGTTCTGAAGCACTTCCCACAATATCAAATTTTGATAAATCAGGAAGACGAAGCGGAGTTTGCTGTTCCATGTTTTCGCCTATCACTTCTTGTACAATGGTGAGTACAACTGGCTCATTTTGCTTCGGCTCTTTGGTATTGACATCAGTCAAAACGGTAACTTGTCCGTAAGAAATTGCAGACATTACAAAAAATAATATGTTGAGAATTTTTTGCATTAATTACCAGTCTTTAGTATTGCTTTCTGGTGAATAGTAACCATTTTTATTGAGTAACTTTTTGGCGGTTTCTCTTTCTTGATTTGCACTTCTTTGCAGAATTAATTTTTGCAAATCTTTAGGAATTTTATTGGGGTCATTAGGATTCTGCGGTTCGTTTTTCTGATTTTGTTTCTCCAATCCTTGATTCCCATTTCCTTTATTCTGATCTCCTATATTACCGTTGGGTTGATTTTTAGTGTTGTTATTTTTATTTTCTTGATTTTGATCTCCTTGCTGATTTTGATTATTATCTTGGTTTTTATTTTGGTTATTTTGTTGATTTTGCTGTTGGTTTTGTTGATTTTGTTTATTGTCTTTTTGCTTTTGCTTCTTCTTGGCGATTTGTAAATTTTTTAAAATCGCTTCATTATCTGGATCATACTTCAAAGCATTTTTATAGGCATTAACTGCTTTTTCTCCATCACCATTTTGCAAATGAGCATTTCCTTCGTTGTAATAAGAAGCTGCTTTTTCATCTTTATTATTGGTGTTTTTTTGTGCTTTTTGATACTCGGAAATCGCTTCATCGTACTTTTTTATTTTGTACAAAGAATTGCCCAAATTATAATGCGCCCCAAAATCTTTTTCATTTTTTTTCACCGCTTCCGAAAATGTAGAAGTAGCTTCGCCATACTTTTGTTTGTCGAAGCTTCGGTTTCCTCTGAAGATTAGGGTGTTTAAACTTTCTTGGGCTTTAACGGCAATTAGACCAAGAAAAAATAAGCTAATATGTACAAAAAACTTTCTCAACATTTGTTGGTACAAAAATATCGCTTTAATTGTTAAAATTTAATCCTAAAAATGTTAAATAATTGATAAAAAAGTGGATTTTTAAGACTAAAATTCAAGGTTTTGCGTTTTCTAAAGTTTTCATTTTTAAAAATTGAAATCTTTTTTAGGATTAAAAAGAAAAATAATGACAAATATAAAAAGCGAAACGCCCAAAAACCATTGATAATAATGCACCGCAGATTGTGTATTTACTAATGTTTCCGAAGCTCCTTTTTGGTTTCTGAGTTGCAAAACAATTTTATTGACCGCTGTGTCTAAATCATTACCATCTACATATTCGCCATTGGTATCAAAAGCGAGAGACATCAATGCTTCTGTTTGTCTTTTGGTAATAATAGTTTCGCCGAGAGCATCTGTTTTATAACCCATTAATTGCCCAAATTCATAAATAGGAATAGGTGCACCATCATCCTTTCCTATTCCTACAGAAGTAATGGTTATTCCTTGTCTCAATGCTTCATCTATAGCAGCTTTGTCATTTCCTTCATTATCTTCGCCATCACTTATCAAAACAATTTTTTTAGCTCCTTTTGGAACGTTTTTAAACTTTTCATTGGCTACTTCTACCGCTTTTAGAAAATCTGTTCCCTGTTTCCCAATAGTAGTAGTTTCTATCGCTCCAATATAAGTTTCGGCGGCAGAATAATCTGTTGTCAAAGGCATTATAGATTGTGCATCTCCTGCAAAAACTACGATTCCTACTTTGTCATCACCCAAATTCTGTATCGTGTTAATTAAAATATTTTTAGCTTGTTCTAATCGAGAAGGTTGCACATCTTGCGCATTCATAGAGTTAGAAACATCCAGCAAAAAAATCACAGAATTTACTTTTTGTTGGATTTTCATTTCTTGTTTTCCTCCTAGAAAATCTACCATTGCTAAAATCAAAAAAACAAAAGCCAATAAATATAAAGCTGGGAAAAATCTAGAAAAATGATAATTTTTTGAAAATAAATCTTCTTGAAATTGAGCTTCAGCAAAAATATTTCTCCTTTCTGATTTCCATTTTTTGAAACCAAAAAGAAGCCACGTTATTACCGGTAAAAGTAATAACAGCAATAAATACCAAATATTTCCTAGACTAAAATTCATTTCTATTTTAATTAAAAATTCTGAAAATTCTCCATCTTAAAACTGAATCTATCAATAAAAACGCCAAAGCAATCCAAAGAAAAACCCTGAAATATTCTTCGTAATTGTAAATTTTATTGGTCTTAATTTTCGATTTTTCTAAAGAATTAATCTCATTATATATATTTTCTAAACTCACGTTAGAAGTGGCTCTGTAATATTTTCCGCCTGTAAGGGTTGCAATTTCAGAAAGCGTAGCTTCATCAATCTGCACTTCTTGTTCAAAAAACTCTATTCCAAAAGGGGTAATCTGTGGAAATAGCGCAAAACCATTCGTCCCGATTCCTATTGTATAAACTTTAATTCCGTAAGATTTTGCCAATTCACCTGCAAACTGTGGTGGCATTGCATTTGGAACCGTATTTACGCCATCAGTCATTAAAATAATGATTTTAGACTTTGATTTACTGTCTTTCAAATGATTTACAGCTACAGAAAGCCCTTCTCCAATGGCTGTTCCCGTAAGTTCTTCACTAGGACTCATGTCTCTAATTTCATCTAAAACCACTTGATGGTCAGACGTGAGCGGAACTTTTGTAATTCCTTCTCCCCAATACTCTACAATTCCTATTCTGTCACCTTCCCTTTTTTTGACAAAATCAGTTGCAATTTTTTTCAAAGCCGAAATTCTGTCTGGCTCTAAATCTTTGGCCAACATACTTGGCGAAATATCAATCGCTAAAAATATATCAATGCCTTTGGTTTCGTCTCTATCGCTAAAAATGGTGTAAGTTCTAGGCCTTGCCAAAGCAATAATGAGCGCGGAAAGAATGATGTATTTAGAAAATTGTAAAAATTTTTGAACCAAAGAAAAACTTCCTGATACAGACATATTTCGGGTAGTCGGAACATTGATTCCCGAATTTTTCTTCTTGCTAAAATCCCTTATCAAAAGCGGAATAAAAAGCAAGAATAGCAATAAAAAATATGGACTATCTATCTGAAAATTCATCTTAATGCACTTCTCTTAAATGTTCTGCTTCAACATCTGTAACCGAACGCTCTACAAATTCATAAATTTCTAAAAAATCACACTCCATTAATTCTTGATTTGGAAGGATTTTAGCAAATTTCACCAAATCTCCTCTCAGAAAAACCTCCTCCACTATTTTTTCATTTTCTGGCGAAATTTTATTGGTATGTTTCATCATATCGATTAAATCATCGGTCAACAAAACATCTGCTGGAATGTGATATTGTTTTACCAAAAACGCTCTGGTTATGTCTATCAATTCTACATAAAACATTCTGTAATTTCCTTTTTCTGCGTATTTTTTCTTTTCAAGATTTTTCAGATCTTGTAATGTTTTATGAATCGGACTTTTCTCTTTACCCGAATTTCTGAAAACCCCATTTTTGAAGAAACTTAAAAATAAAAACAGTGAAGTAAAAATCACCAAACCTCCTAAAATATACCATTTGTACATTTCCCAATAATCACTGAAACCCAAATCAACTTGCTTATTGTTCATAATATCGTTGATTTGATCATCTGCATTAACAGGATTATAAACCGTGATTTCATAAGGAATCGTTTTGATGGTTTCTGCTCCATTTATAGAAAACTCCAGCTCTGGAATGGTAAATTTTCCTTCCTCAAAAACCTGAAATTCTATAGTTCTGGTATATTGATCGTATGTTTTGTTGATTTCGTCTTGTGTTTCCTCTAAATGAAAAGGCAAGAGTTCATTTTTAGGTTTAGAAATCACATCTTTTCCTTCTAAACCATTGATGGTTAATCGAAATGTTGCTTTTTCGCCAAGCGCAATTTTTTCTTTAGACAAATTAGACGAAAGGGTCTGCGCAGAAAAACATTGAGCAACCAAAACAAACACCAAAGCCAATTTTTTAATCACTCCAAAAGCAACAAAAGGCCATTTGAACCTTTTTAGATTTGGCGAAACTTTATCGAGTTGTCGGTCTATATATTGATTGAAAATTTTTAAAAAATTTTTCTTCATTAATTGCTATTTTCTATTTTTTCTGAAAATAATTATACAAAATCTTGGTATAATCTTCCTCTGCTTTTACTTCTACAAAGCTTGCAGAGCTTTTCTCAAAAGCTTCTCTCAGGTGTCTTATTTTTTGTTTTTGAGCTTCTGCATAATTGTAACGCCATCTTTGGTTAGATGTATTCACCCAAATTTGTTTTCCGGTTTCTATATCTCTGAAAAAAGCATAACCTACATCTGGAATTTCATTGTCTTTTTCGTCAAAAACTCTCAAGCCTAATAATTGATGTTTTTTGGAAGCAATTTTCAATAATTTTTCGTCAAACTCATCTGCGAAATCAGAAAAAAGAAACGCCAAAGATTTCTTTTTGAAAACATGCATCATGTATTCTAAAGCAGCATCTATATTGGTTTCTGCCTGCACATAATCTGCAGTCAAAATCGTTGAAATTATGGCTAAAATATGTTTTCTACCTTTCTGTGGCGGAATTACTTTATAGACTTTATCCGCAAACAAAATCAGCCCTACTTTATCATTATTTCCTGCCGCAGAAAATCCTAAACTTGCCGAAATTTCTGCCACCAATTCTCTTTTCAGTTGAATTTTTGTTCCATAATTCATAGAAGCAGAGATATCAACCAAAATCATCATGGTGAGTTCTCGTTCTTCTTCCATCACCTTTACATAAGGTTCTTTGAAACGTGCGGTTTTATTCCAATCAATTCTGCGAATATCATCTCCAAATTGATACGGACGAACTTCTGCAAAAGCCATTCCCTGACCTTTAAAAGCACTGTGATATTGCCCCATCAAAGTATTTTCCGTTCTCTTTCGAGTACGGATTTCTATTTGTTTTACTTTTTTGACGATATCTTTTATTTGCATTTCGAAAATTTAAAAATTAAAGAATTTAAAGATTAAAACATTTTCAACTTTCAATTCTCAATTTTCAACTGATTACGGCGCTTGAACTTTTCCTAAAATTTTATCTACAATTGCATCAGCATCTACATCTTCCGCCTCCGCTTCGAAACTTAGACCAATTCTGTGACGCAAAACATCCTTAGCAATTGCTTTTACATCTTCAGGAATTACAAAAGCTCTTCCTTTTAAGAAAGCATAAGCTCTGGAAGCAATCGCCAAATTAATAGAAGCTCTAGGTGACGCCCCAAAACTGATGTAATTTTTAAGTTCAGAAAGTCCATATTTTTCTGGAAATCTGGTCGCAAAAACCATATCAAGAATGTATTTTTCTATTTTTTCGTCTAAATAAATTTGATTGATGATTTTTTTGGCTTCCACAATTTGTTCCAAAGAAATCACAGGTTTTATTTGAGGAATATCTGAAGTTGAAACCATTCTCATGACTTGTCTTTCTTCCTCAAACTCTGGATAATCAATTTTGCATTTCAGCATAAAACGGTCAGTTTGTGCTTCTGGCAAAAGATAAGTTCCTTCTTGGTCAATTGGGTTTTGAGTTGCTAAAACCAAAAACGGCGTTGGCAATTTCATGGTTTCATCACCAATTGTCACTTGTTTTTCTTGCATTACTTCCAAAAGTGCAGATTGCACTTTTGCTGGAGCACGGTTAATTTCATCCGCCAAAACAAAATTTGCAAAAACAGGACCTTTTTTGATGGAAAAATCGTTTTCTTTCACATTATAAATCTGCGTACCAATAACGTCTGCAGGCAATAAATCTGGCGTAAACTGAATTCTAGAAAACGCTCCATGAACCGCTTCTGAAAGGGTTTTGATGGCTAAAGTTTTTGCCAAACCAGGAACACCTTCCAGCAAAACGTGACCATTTCCCAATAGACCAATCAAAAGTCTATCTACCATGTATTCCTGTCCGATAATTGCTCTGTTAATTTCCTTTTTCAAAAGTGAAAAGTAAACGTTCTGTTCTTTTACTTTTTCGGTGAGTTGTTTAATATCTTCGGCTTGATTAAGTTCTTGCATAATTTTTTGAAAAATTAGACTGTAAATTTCACGATTTTCAAGGAATTGGCAACACAATTAATGCCAAATTTTGGTTAAAGTTTGTTAAAATATTGAGTGCTAGAAGTTGGATGTTTGAAGTTTTCTTAAATTTTCCAAAAACTTCCCTCATCAAGTATAAAATTCCAGCCTTTTTCAGTATTTTTGGAGATTAAAATCAATTTTAAATGAATACTCATTTTCAAAATCATAGAGCAGTAAGAAAAAACCTTCTGAATATTTTGCAAAATACGTCTCACAAAGACTTATTGACCATTCCAGATGGTTTTAACAATAATATTTATTGGAATATTGCACATTGCGTAGCTACTCAGCAACTTTTGTGTTACTATTTAAGCGGAAATCCTTTTAGAATAGACAAATATTGGGTAGATACTTACAAAAAAGGCACTCTTCCTAATCTGGATGTTTCTGAATCTGAAGTAGAAGATTTAGGTTTTCTTTTGATAGAAACTTCTAAAATTTTGATGAAAGATTATGATGATGATTTTTTCCCAGATTATACCGCTTATTCTACAAGTTTTGGAATTGATTTAAAAAACATACAAGATGCAATCATTTTCAACAACATGCACGAAAGTTTACATTTTGGATACGTAATGGCTCAAAAACGTGCTTTAGCAGGAGAACAGTTCTAAGAGCCCAGTAAAAATAACCAAGTAAAAGTAAGACTTGTTAAAAGCAAGTTTAATAAATTTTAAAAATCAAAAAATTGGGAGAATTTAATAAAAAATATAACTCAGGTGAGAGAAGAAGTTTTGGACCAAAAAATTTCGACAGAAAACCTCGTTTTGACAACAATCGAAATTCAGATAACGAATCTAAAAGCGAAAAAGAAGATTTCATTTTCGGTTTGAGACCTGTAATGGAAGCGATAGAAGCTGGAAAAACCATCGACAAAATTTTTGTACAAGGTGGTTTACAAGGTGAGATTTATTCAGAATTAAAAAAATTACTGAAAAAATACAACATCAGACCAAACACCGTTCCTGTAGAAAAACTGAATCGTTTTACGAGAAAAAATCACCAAGGCGTTGTCGCTTTTATCTCAGAAATTCCGTTCTATAAAATCGAGGATTTGTTACCACAGATTTTTGAGGAAGGAAAAATTCCGTTTTTATTGATTTTAGACCGTTTAACAGATGTAAGAAATTTCGGAGCGATTGCCAGAACTGCAGAATGTGTAGGAATAGATGCAATTGTAATTCCAGACAAAGGAGCTGCTCCTATCAATTCTGATGCGATTAAAACTTCGGCGGGTGCACTTTACAATGTGAAAATCTGTAAAGAAAATAATTTGGCTCACGTAGTAGATTTTCTTCAACAATCGGGAGTTACCGTTTTTGCAGCGACTGAAAAGGCAGAAAAAATGATTTATGATGCTAATTTTTCAGAACCTTGCGCCATTGTAATGGGAAATGAAGAAACAGGAATTTCTAAAGAAGTAATGCATCATGCTGATGAAAAAATAAAATTACCTATCACTGGAAAAACACAATCTTTGAACGTTTCTGTAGCTTGTGGAGCTATTCTTTATGAAGCAGTGAGACAGAAAATAGTGGGAGAATTGTAAAAATAAAGAATTTTCAAAAAGATCTAAAAAAAATCAACCCGTGAATAATAGCCCTGATTAAGCGATGTGTTTGAGCTCTTTTTGTTTTTTTTAGATGTTTCGACTCTACTCAGCATGACAAAAAAACAAAAAAGCGAGTCGCGAAAGCAGGACTAAAAGTGAATAAAAAGGCAAGATTCTTGCTTCAAATGATACAAAATAATTAAAATCAATGAAAAAAATTACAGCAATAGCGCTGCTTTCAATAGCAATAGTTTCTTGTCAAAAAGAAACAAAAACCGTAACCAAAGTTGACCCTAAAACAGGAAAAACCATCACCGTAGAAGTTCCTGTGAAAGATAAAGAAACGGCAAAAGTAGAAAATTCTGCCATCAAAGATTCTTTGGGTGTTTACCATGCAACTTTTAAATTAGAAAAAGGAAAAACTTATCCTTTCAGCACTTACCAAAGAGATGTGCAAACGCTTTCTGACGGGAAACAAAACATTTCTGGAACGAATGAATCTACAGACGAAATGACTTTTACGGTAGATAATATCGATGCAAAAGGAAATTACGAAATTTCTATGACGCTGGTTGGGAAAAGAATGTCTGCGACTTCTCAGGGAAAAACCCAATCCATAGACACGAAAGGAAGCGCTCCTGAAGATGCTCAACAAAAATTTATGTGGGCGGTACAAAAAGCACAAACAGGTAATAAATTAAAAATTACGATGGACAAAACTGGGAAAATTCTTTCGATTACAGGTTTTGATCCTATTTATAAAAAAACCAATGATGCTGCTGCTTCTATAATTAAAGATGCTGCACAACTTAAAAATTTCATGGAAGGATTTAAACTAAGTTTCAACGAGAAATTTTTAAAAGAACAATTTGGGAAAAACCTAAATATTCTTCCTGCAAAAGGAGTGAAATTAGGCGGAACCTGGACACAGTCTGACAATGTAACTCCAGATGGAAGCGTAAAAATAAATACCACTTACACCCTAGCAAAAGTAGAAGACGGAATTGCGGAAATTACCATAAAAGGTGGAATTCCTAGAAAAGCAAAAACACAGTCTAAAAACGGAATGACGCATTCTGTAAGCATAGAAGGTGTACAAACGGGAACCATAAAAATAGACGCCAACTCTGGTTGGATTCTAGGCTCTAAAATCCAAATGAACACTACGGAAAAAGAAAGTCTGAGTGACGGAAAACAATCTCAAACCATGTCTAAAAAGACCAACTCTTTAGTTTCAATCAATCCTAGTTATAAATTTTAAAAAATGGCACTGGTCAAATATTTATTCGAATTAGTTTTAGCAACCATCATTATATTCTTTGTTTGGAATATTTTGAAAAGGATATTCTTTAATCAATTTTATAAAAATTTTCCTGGTCTTAATCCTAGAAACCGAGAAAACATTTCACCAAAACCTGCAAAACCTAAAAAAGAACAAGTAAAATGGGATGCAGAAACTGTGGAATATGAAGAAGTAGAGGAAAAAGAAAAA contains the following coding sequences:
- a CDS encoding MarC family protein, with the protein product MLESFSFKETLTCFMVLFAVIDILGSVPIIVSLRKQFGHIDAERASVVSGVLMIVFLFVGKEMLKFIGIDVNSFAIAGALVIFIIALEMILGIEIHKVENVKAASIVPIAFPLVAGAGTLTTTLSLRAEFHVVNIILGILLNTILVYIVLKSANFLEEKIGDATLMIFKKVFGIILLAISIKLFTANFAQLFSTYVQF
- a CDS encoding BatD family protein; this encodes MQKILNILFFVMSAISYGQVTVLTDVNTKEPKQNEPVVLTIVQEVIGENMEQQTPLRLPDLSKFDIVGSASEQNTFIDQKKGIRVNQIIYQLYLQPKVTGKVKIGSALLTVNGKIYKSEPFDILVKETSRAETEYLSKDVYLNLEVQDKEVYENQPTVAVLRAYSKNFDNFRKLENIKFPQQNNARIKPIGYKKQDIENVNGEMASQVIAMFIIFPEEAGNVEIEPVSAMVKTPEISKIISNKVKINVKTLPKDSPENFKNAVGKFHISIKEIAKTEPLEVNKPIDVLVRISGLGNLDEDKLPKLLESKDYTFYKPQIISKLSTNENGVKGYITAKYVVIPKHEGKINISTEPFSFFNPELNQYIDLGVKSIVLNVLNSAQIAAQKSTIDIVDDYTANVLNSVPLPVIEKEKHTQSYRFNFKNLFSGLAVLVMGTFLFFLWIRPKKKTLVTVENKPITTIREEEEKIKNLLKLGFEANLEYLKTLMSNRDYSAFFATYEELQQDAEQHIQRKFGMGLKAFLENYKGSQFTEDFKNLQQQISIEKFSPIHDDSHLEELYNSITAMYSEIME
- a CDS encoding tetratricopeptide repeat protein, yielding MLRKFFVHISLFFLGLIAVKAQESLNTLIFRGNRSFDKQKYGEATSTFSEAVKKNEKDFGAHYNLGNSLYKIKKYDEAISEYQKAQKNTNNKDEKAASYYNEGNAHLQNGDGEKAVNAYKNALKYDPDNEAILKNLQIAKKKQKQKDNKQNQQNQQQNQQNNQNKNQDNNQNQQGDQNQENKNNNTKNQPNGNIGDQNKGNGNQGLEKQNQKNEPQNPNDPNKIPKDLQKLILQRSANQERETAKKLLNKNGYYSPESNTKDW
- a CDS encoding vWA domain-containing protein — its product is MNFSLGNIWYLLLLLLLPVITWLLFGFKKWKSERRNIFAEAQFQEDLFSKNYHFSRFFPALYLLAFVFLILAMVDFLGGKQEMKIQQKVNSVIFLLDVSNSMNAQDVQPSRLEQAKNILINTIQNLGDDKVGIVVFAGDAQSIMPLTTDYSAAETYIGAIETTTIGKQGTDFLKAVEVANEKFKNVPKGAKKIVLISDGEDNEGNDKAAIDEALRQGITITSVGIGKDDGAPIPIYEFGQLMGYKTDALGETIITKRQTEALMSLAFDTNGEYVDGNDLDTAVNKIVLQLRNQKGASETLVNTQSAVHYYQWFLGVSLFIFVIIFLFNPKKDFNF
- a CDS encoding VWA domain-containing protein; protein product: MNFQIDSPYFLLLFLLFIPLLIRDFSKKKNSGINVPTTRNMSVSGSFSLVQKFLQFSKYIILSALIIALARPRTYTIFSDRDETKGIDIFLAIDISPSMLAKDLEPDRISALKKIATDFVKKREGDRIGIVEYWGEGITKVPLTSDHQVVLDEIRDMSPSEELTGTAIGEGLSVAVNHLKDSKSKSKIIILMTDGVNTVPNAMPPQFAGELAKSYGIKVYTIGIGTNGFALFPQITPFGIEFFEQEVQIDEATLSEIATLTGGKYYRATSNVSLENIYNEINSLEKSKIKTNKIYNYEEYFRVFLWIALAFLLIDSVLRWRIFRIFN
- a CDS encoding BatD family protein, which gives rise to MKKLALVFVLVAQCFSAQTLSSNLSKEKIALGEKATFRLTINGLEGKDVISKPKNELLPFHLEETQDEINKTYDQYTRTIEFQVFEEGKFTIPELEFSINGAETIKTIPYEITVYNPVNADDQINDIMNNKQVDLGFSDYWEMYKWYILGGLVIFTSLFLFLSFFKNGVFRNSGKEKSPIHKTLQDLKNLEKKKYAEKGNYRMFYVELIDITRAFLVKQYHIPADVLLTDDLIDMMKHTNKISPENEKIVEEVFLRGDLVKFAKILPNQELMECDFLEIYEFVERSVTDVEAEHLREVH
- a CDS encoding DUF58 domain-containing protein, with amino-acid sequence MQIKDIVKKVKQIEIRTRKRTENTLMGQYHSAFKGQGMAFAEVRPYQFGDDIRRIDWNKTARFKEPYVKVMEEERELTMMILVDISASMNYGTKIQLKRELVAEISASLGFSAAGNNDKVGLILFADKVYKVIPPQKGRKHILAIISTILTADYVQAETNIDAALEYMMHVFKKKSLAFLFSDFADEFDEKLLKIASKKHQLLGLRVFDEKDNEIPDVGYAFFRDIETGKQIWVNTSNQRWRYNYAEAQKQKIRHLREAFEKSSASFVEVKAEEDYTKILYNYFQKK
- a CDS encoding AAA family ATPase, translating into MQELNQAEDIKQLTEKVKEQNVYFSLLKKEINRAIIGQEYMVDRLLIGLLGNGHVLLEGVPGLAKTLAIKTLSEAVHGAFSRIQFTPDLLPADVIGTQIYNVKENDFSIKKGPVFANFVLADEINRAPAKVQSALLEVMQEKQVTIGDETMKLPTPFLVLATQNPIDQEGTYLLPEAQTDRFMLKCKIDYPEFEEERQVMRMVSTSDIPQIKPVISLEQIVEAKKIINQIYLDEKIEKYILDMVFATRFPEKYGLSELKNYISFGASPRASINLAIASRAYAFLKGRAFVIPEDVKAIAKDVLRHRIGLSFEAEAEDVDADAIVDKILGKVQAP
- a CDS encoding DinB family protein — encoded protein: MNTHFQNHRAVRKNLLNILQNTSHKDLLTIPDGFNNNIYWNIAHCVATQQLLCYYLSGNPFRIDKYWVDTYKKGTLPNLDVSESEVEDLGFLLIETSKILMKDYDDDFFPDYTAYSTSFGIDLKNIQDAIIFNNMHESLHFGYVMAQKRALAGEQF
- the rlmB gene encoding 23S rRNA (guanosine(2251)-2'-O)-methyltransferase RlmB produces the protein MEAIEAGKTIDKIFVQGGLQGEIYSELKKLLKKYNIRPNTVPVEKLNRFTRKNHQGVVAFISEIPFYKIEDLLPQIFEEGKIPFLLILDRLTDVRNFGAIARTAECVGIDAIVIPDKGAAPINSDAIKTSAGALYNVKICKENNLAHVVDFLQQSGVTVFAATEKAEKMIYDANFSEPCAIVMGNEETGISKEVMHHADEKIKLPITGKTQSLNVSVACGAILYEAVRQKIVGEL
- a CDS encoding DUF6263 family protein: MKKITAIALLSIAIVSCQKETKTVTKVDPKTGKTITVEVPVKDKETAKVENSAIKDSLGVYHATFKLEKGKTYPFSTYQRDVQTLSDGKQNISGTNESTDEMTFTVDNIDAKGNYEISMTLVGKRMSATSQGKTQSIDTKGSAPEDAQQKFMWAVQKAQTGNKLKITMDKTGKILSITGFDPIYKKTNDAAASIIKDAAQLKNFMEGFKLSFNEKFLKEQFGKNLNILPAKGVKLGGTWTQSDNVTPDGSVKINTTYTLAKVEDGIAEITIKGGIPRKAKTQSKNGMTHSVSIEGVQTGTIKIDANSGWILGSKIQMNTTEKESLSDGKQSQTMSKKTNSLVSINPSYKF